TGATTCTGGTGCTGCTGGGGGAGGGGCCAGGCTTCGCCACGAACGGGTGACCGAAAGGCGGCGGCAGCGCGAGTCCCGGGAGCAGGCCGCCCGCGACGAATACCGGCTCGCCCTGGCCCGGGACATCCATGACGTGGTGGCGCATTCGCTCTCCCTCATCAATGTCCGCGCCTCGGTGGCGCTGCACCTGGGGGACCGGGATCCGGACCAGTTCCGGCCGGCCCTGGAAGCCATCAAAGCGGCGAGCAAGGAGTCCCTGGACGAGGTCCGCCAGCTGTTGGGCGTGCTCCGGGATGATGCGCCGCTCCGCCCGGCCGCGGGGCCCGGGCTCGGCAAGCTACCGGAGCTTGCCGAGAACGCGCGGCGCACCGGGCTGGACGTAACGTTGGATGTCCGGCTGGGTCCGGGCGCCGGCGGGCCGCTCTCCGAGCCAGCCGGAGCGGCGCTGGAGGAAGCGGCCTACCGGATCGTGCAGGAGGCGCTCACCAACGTGGTGAGGCACGCCGGTGCCGCCCGGGCCGCCGTCGTGCTTGAAGTTCCGGATGACGGGCCCGACGCCGGACGCCTCACCGTTACGGTGGACGACGACGGCAGGGGCGCCTCCGGAGCGCCGGAAGGCAACGGCCTGACCGGCATGCGGGAACGCGTGGCGGCGTTGGGCGGAACGGTCCGTTTCCTGCCCCTGGACCCGGGGTGGCGGGTCCAGGCAGTCTTTCCGCCGGCCAGTAATCACACCGGGGACGCCCCGCCTGAGGAGCAGCCATGATCCGCATCCTGATTGCAGATGACCAGACGCTTATCCGCGCAGGCTTCCGGGCACTCCTGGACGCAGAGCCGGACATGGCCGTGGTGGCCGAATGCGGCACCGGGTCCGACGCCGTCAGGCTCGCCGCACGGGAGAAGCCCGACGTCGTGCTGATGGACATCCGCATGCCGCAGGGTGACGGGCTGGAGGCGACGCGCCTGATCCTGGCCGATCCGGACCTGGCCGGAACCCGCGTCATCATCCTCACCACCTTCGAACTGGACGAATACATCGCCGAGGCCGTGCGCGCCGGTGCCGCCGGCTTCCTGGTCAAGGACACTGAACCGGAGGAGCTGCTGCGCGCCGTGCGGGTTGTGCACGACGGCGACGCCCTCCTCTCGCCGTCAGTGACCCGCCGGATCATGGCCCAGTTGGCCGTGCAGTCCCGCGCGCCCAGTCCGCCGACGGCGCTGGACCAGATCACCGAACGCGAAAGGGAAGTGCTCCGGCTGGTGGGGGAGGGACTGAACAACGCGGAGATCGCCGGGCGGCTCTTCATCACGCCGCTGACCGCTAAGACCCACGTCTCGCGGATCATGGCCAAGCTGCAGGTCCGCGACCGCGCCCAACTGGTGGTCCTGGCCTATGAATCGGGACTCGTGCGCCCCGGCTGGAGTAGCTGACGCGGCCGTCCTGCCTCCCGGGGGAGTAGCGTCGCCCGCGCAAGTGCCTCCCTTGGTGGGACGACGCCGCGGCCTCCCGAAACCAGACTTGAAGCAGGGCCGAGAGGCGGCCCGTTGAGAGTTTGGAGCTGACATGTTGACAGCAATGAGCGCCGCCGCAGGAACCGTGGCCACTCAGATTGCGGCCGCACAGGCAGGGGCGGGGCAGCATGCGGCCGGCGTCGCCGCCCGCGCCCCGTGGTACGACGGCGGGTTCTCGCCGTGGTTCCTGCTGTTCCCGCTGTTCTGGATCCTGGTGATCGGACTGTTCATCATTGTCGCCCGGCGCACCTGGCGGAACAACCACCGCTGGGCCGCGCGGCAGGGCGGCGAGGGAGTGCTCCGGGAACGCTACGCCCGCGGGGAGATCGACGAAACCGAGTACCGTCAGCGCCTGCAGGTGCTCCGCGGAGAGGAAAAGTAGGCCAGCACCGGCGGCTTCAACCGGAGGCCGCCGGCGCCAGCCCGGTCCGTCCCGGGGCCCTTCCTGCGGCCTTTCCCGCGCCGGACAACATCGAATGGATTTTTTGAGATCCAACTCTTTCTTTGTTCGAACGTGAGTACTAACGTTGTGTGGGTGCCTGAACTTGTGTCCAATGAAGAACTGTCCAGCCAACAATCCCGCACCCAGACCCAGGGCGATCCGATGCAGTACGTCATCACCGCCGAAAACCTCACCAAGACCTATGGCGACGTCACCGCCGTGGACGGCATTTCCTTCAGCGTTCCGGCCGGGGAGGCGTTCGGCCTGCTCGGCCCCAACGGGGCAGGAAAGTCCACCACCATGAAAATGATCGGCGGCGTCTCTCAGCGAACCTCCGGAAGCCTGTCCATCATGGGGCTGGATCCGGAGAGCCACGGTCCTGAAGTCCGCGCCCACCTGGGCGTCGTGCCGCAGCAGGACAACCTGGACGAAGAGCTCAAAGTCCGCGACAACCTGCTGGTCTATGGCCGCTACTTTGGACTGCCCATGAGCTACCTCCGTCCCAAGGCGGATGAACTGCTGGAGTTCGCCCAGCTGACGGACAAGGCCAAGTCAAAAGTTGACGCCCTGTCCGGGGGCATGAAGCGCCGCCTGACCATTGCGCGCTCGCTGATCAATGAACCCCGGATCCTGCTGCTGGACGAGCCCACCACGGGCCTGGACCCGCAAGCACGGCACATCCTGTGGGACAGGCTGTTCCGGCTCAAGGAGCAGGGCGTCACACTTATCCTGACCACGCACTACATGGACGAGGCCGAACAGCTGTGCGACCGCCTGATCGTGGTGGACAAGGGGCGGATCATGGCCGAGGGCTCGCCTGCCAGCCTGATCCGCGAGTACTCCACCCGCGAGGTCCTGGAGCTGCGCTTCGGCTCGGAACGCAACGCGACAATCGGCGCCGAACTCGAGGGGATCGGCGAACGGCTGGAAACGCTGCCGGACCGCGTGCTGATCTACGCCCACGACGGCGAGGCCGCCCTGGAGCAGGTGTCTGCACGCGGACTGCGTCCGCTCACCTCCCTGGTGCGCCGTTCATCGCTGGAGGACGTCTTTCTCCGCCTCACCGGCAGGAGCCTCGTTGACTGAGCAGTCCGTTCCTTCCGTGGCGAATGCGGGCGGACGCGGTTCCGCGGCGGCCCTGCATGCCCATTCGCCGGAGGTGTCCGCCGCCCGTGCCCGCCGCTGGGGTTCGTTCTATTACGCCGAACAGGTCCTGCGGGTGATGAAGGGCTACGGCTGGACCATCGTGATGTACGGCGTGGGCCAGCCGGTGGCCTACCTGTTCGCCATGGGCGTGGGCCTGGCCACTCTGGTGGACACCAACAGCGAAGCCGTCTTTGGCGGCGTCAGCTACCTGGCATTCATCGCCCCTGCCCTGCTGATCTCGGCCGCCGTCATGACGGCCGCCAACGAATTCACCTTCCCCGTGATGGACGGCTTCAAATGGCGGCGGGTGTACTACGGCCCCCACGCCTCGCCGCTTACTCCGGAACAGATAGCAACCGGCCACATCATGGCCGTGACGCTGCGGTTCCTGCTGCAGTCCGCCCTCTACTTCGTGGTGGTGGCGCTCTTCGGTGCGTCGCCGAGCGGATGGGGCTGGGTTTCCGTTCTGGTGGCCACCCTGGCAGGGCTTTCCTTCGGCCTGCCGCTGATGGCCTATGCCGCGACCATCACGGACGACAAGGGCCAGTTCGCCATGGTGATGAGGTTCATCGTGATGCCCTTGTTCCTGTTTTCGGGAACGTTCTTCCCGCTCGATACCCTGCCGCTTGTGGTGCGGTGGATCGGCTGGATTTCGCCGATCTGGCACGGCACGGAACTGGGCCGCGTCTTCAGCTACGGCTACGAGGAATCACCGCTGCTCACCATCGCCCACATCGTGTTCCTGGTTGGGCTGGCCGTTGCGGGCTGGATGCTTACCAAACGCCAATTCGTCAGGAGGCTGGGCCGATGAGCACGCTCACTGAGGGCCACAGCGTCACGGAAGCGGCGCGCAACAGGCACTTCGGGCCGATGTATTCGCGGAACGTCAAGGCAGTGATTGCCCGCGGGCTCATGGCCACCAAGAGCAGCAACTGGATGGTCATGCTCTCGGGCTTCTTCGAGCCCGTGCTGTACCTGATCTCCATGGGGGTGGGCCTGGGCGCCATCGTGGGCGCGGTACAGGGCCCCGGCGGCCACGAGATCAGCTACGCGGCGTACATCGCGCCTGCTCTCCTGGCCGTCTCCGCGATGAACGGTGCGGTGTACGACTCCACCTGGAACGTCTTCTTCAAGATGAACTTCGCCAAGCTGTACCAGGGCATGCTCTATACCTCGCTGGGCCCGCTGGACGTTGCCATGGGCGAGATCTTCCTGGCGCTGTTGCGCGGCATGCTGTACGCCACCGGGTTCACCGCCGTGATGGGCGTCATGGGCCTGATCACCACGCCCTGGGCCATCCTGATGATTCCCGCGGCCGTCCTGATCGCCTTCGGCTTCGCCAGCTTTGGCATGGGCATCACCAGCTTCATGAAGACCTTTCAGCAGATGGACTGGATCAACTTCGTCATGCTCCCCATGTTCCTCTTCAGCGCCACGTTCTACCCGCTGAGCGTGTACCCGCAGTACATCCAGTGGCTGATCCAGGCGATGCCCCTGTGGCACGGCGTGGAGCTGCTCCGGCAGATCAGCGTGGGGATCTTTAGCCCTGCCACGGCCATCCACGTCGGGTACTACCTCGTGATGATCGTGCTGGGCGTCATGCTCACCACCGGGCGCCTGCGCAAGCTGTTCCTGAAGTAGCGTTCGCCCGGGGTGGAAGCGTCCGTTTCCACGGTCGCGTGTTTGAGACAATGGAGGCATGCGATCTTTGGGTAACCCTAACTCTGCGTCCAACCCGGCCAAGGGCGGGTTCTCCATGCTCCGTATCAGCGGTCCCGGAATGATGGTGTTTGTCATCGCTTTCGTTGTGGCCGTCATCTTCGCAGCCAACCAGAACGACGTCGTGGGCTGGGTTGTGGCAGTCATCGCCGCCTTCTGGCTCGCGCTGGCTGCGTTCGTCGTCTTCAGTATCCAGAAGGCTGCGAAGAAGGCCGGAGCGAAACTCAACGAGGCGCAGAACGCGTTCAACGCCGCGACCGGCCGGGCGCCGTCGTCGGGCAGTGCCGATCACGGCGGCACGCGCCTGGTGCAATCACGCAGCGAGGCCGACGAAGTCCGCGACCTGAAGCTGGATCACTCCTTCAAGATCGTCCAGGTCCAGGTGCGCGTCGTCGAGCAGGAACGTGCAAAGGGCGGCGCGGCGGACCATGACACCATCCGCCGTGCGCTGGAAACCATCGAAATCACGGCCACCAACGCCAGGGACATGATCAAGTCCTCCGGCGGCGCTGACGAGCCCGTCAGCGGAACCATCATCGACTAGAGTGGTGCGGGTGAGCTCGGCATTGAAGAAGGACCACCTTCGCATCGCATCTGTCAACGTCAACGGCCTCCGCGCTGCCTACAAGAACGGCATGGCGGAGTGGCTTGAACCCCGCGAGGTGGACATCCTCTGCCTCCAGGAGGTCAGGGCACCCGACGCGATCGTCCGTGAACTTCTCGGCGACGGCTGGTTCATCCTGCACGAGGAAGCCGAGGCCAAAGGCCGTGCGGGCGTGGCCATTGCCGCCCGCATGGAGCCGCTGGCCACCCGTCCCCACATCGGCGACGACTACTTCGCCGCAGCGGGCCGCTGGGTCGAGGCGGACTTCCGGGTCACGGACGCCGCCGGTTCCGCCGCCACGCTGACAGTGGTGAGCGCCTACGTCCACTCCGGCGAGGCCGGAACGCCCAAACAGGACGACAAGTTCCGCTTCCTGGACGTTATGGCCACCCGCCTTCCGGAGCTGGCAAAGCACAGTGACCACGCCCTGGTGGTGGGTGACCTGAACGTGGGCCACACGGAACTGGACATCAGGAACTGGAAGGGCAACGTAAAACGTGCCGGCTTCCTTCCGGAGGAGCGTGCCTACTTTGACCGCTTCTTTGGCGAAGAAATCGGATGGAGGGATGTCCACAGGGGCTTGGCGGGAAACGTCGACGGCCCCTACACCTGGTGGTCCCAGCGCGGCAAGGCCTTTGACACCGACACAGGCTGGCGCATCGACTACCACATGGCCACCCCGGACCTCGCAGCCGCTGCCATTTCGGCGGTGGTGGACCGGGCACCGTCATGGGACACCCGCTTCTCCGACCACGCACCGCTGGTAGTGGACTACCAGCTCTGAGCCCCGAAGGTTTTTCTCACAATGACTAGCTCGACTTCCCCGGTCACCAAAAAACGCATACTCTCCGGTGCCAAGCCCACAGCGGACTCCCTGCACCTGGGCAACTACATTGGTGCTGTCCGCAACTGGGTGGACATGCAGGCGGAATACGACACCGTATTCTTCATTCCCGACCTCCACGCCATCACTGTCGATTTTGAACCCGCCGAGCTGGCCAAGCGCACCCGGGTGGTTGCCGCGCAGTACATCGCCGCCGGCATTGACCCGGACAAGAGCATCTTCTTCGTGCAGTCCCATGTGCCCGAGCACGCCCAACTGGCCTGGGCACTGAACTGCATCACCGGCTTCGGCGAAGCATCCCGCATGACGCAGTTCAAGGACAAGACGCAGAAGTCGGGTGCCGACGCCGCAACCCTTGGCCTGTTTGCGTACCCCACCCTCATGGCCGCAGACATCCTCCTGTACCACACCGACCTTGTGCCGGTTGGGGAGGACCAGCGGCAGCACCTCGAACTGACCCGCAACCTGGCCCAGCGCTTCAACACCCGTTTTGGCCACACGTTCACGGTTCCTGAGGCGACCATCCTCAAGGCCACCGCCAAGATCTACGACCTCCAGAGCCCGACGGCCAAGATGTCGAAGACAGGCGGGTCGCCCCACGGTTCCATCCAGCTCCTGGAAGACCCCAAGCTCGCCGCGAAGCGCATCAAGTCCGCCGTGACCGACACCGGAACGGAGATCCGGTTCGACGCCGAAGCCAAGCCTGGGGTTTCCAACCTGCTCACCATCTATTCGACGCTCACCGGGAAGTCCGTGGGCGAGCTCGAAGCGGAATACCAGGGCAAGATGTACGGCCACCTCAAAAAGGACCTCGCGGATGTCATGGTGGACTTCATCACGCCCCTCCGGGACCGCACCAACGAACTGATGGCGGACCCGGCGGAGCTGGACAGGCTCCTGGCCCGGGGTGCCGAACGTGCCCGGGAAATCGCCTCCGTGACCCTCGGCCAGGTCTATGAGCGCATGGGCTTCCTGCCGTCCCTCAGCCTCGCAGGAGTCCGCTAGCCCAATGTCACCCGTCAGCAAGGTCTCTGCAAGCGAAAACTCCCCTGCGTACAGTGCGGGCGGAAAGTTCGTTGACGCCGATGATGATGACGCCGCCGTCAGCCGCGGTACCGCGGCGGGCGGCAGCCGCGCGCGGACGGACGAGATGAGTGTCGGCGTCATCCTTGGTTTCCCGCTGGACATTGCCGCGGAGCTGCAGCGCTGGCGGGCATCGTTTGGTGACCCCATGGCGGGTGTGATTCCCGCACACATCACTCTGGTCACCACCACACCCACGAAAGACTGGGAAGCCACCCGCAGCCACGTCCGGGAGGTGGCGCGCAGGCAGGCGCCGTTCACGGTGACCATCTCCGGGACAGGATCGTTCCGGCCGGTTTCGCCGGTGGTGTTCCTCAACGTCGAACACGGCTTCGGCGACTGCGTGAACCTGCACGAGCAGCTGCAGACAGGGCCCCTGGAGCGGGACCTGCCGTTTGCCTACCACCCGCATGTGACCATTGCCCATGATGTGGCGCCGGAAAGCCTGGATGAGGCCGAAACGGTGCTGAAAGATTACCGGGTCACCTTCCCGGTGGTTAGCATGGGGCTGTACGAGCACGACATCAACGGCATTTGGCAGCTACGGGAAGAGCTCGATTTTGGCATCGAAACTGACCACACCCGACGCCCATCCGGCGCTGGTGGCTCAGACGGCTGAGCCTCCGCTTCCCACCGAGCGCGCCCGGCTGGAACTGGAAGTCAGCCGGAAGAAGGTCCAGTGGAGCAAGGCCCGCAGGTCCGGTGCCGGCAAAGTCGCAGGGCTCATGGCGATGTTCCAGTGGCTGCTCGCCCGCCTGAACGCGTTCCGTCCCATGCGGGCGTTCCAGCACTACAACCTGCAGCGCGGCCCGCTGATGGCCGCCGGCATCGGCTTCCACATGTTCTTCTCCATCACCGGCCTGCTGGCCACTGGCTTCTCCGTTGCCGGCCTGCTGCTGCGCGGGCAACCGGCGCTCCTGGACTGGATCGTCAGCAGCGTCGCGACCGCCGCCCCGGGGCTTGTGAAGGTGGACGGCGGCGACGGCCTGGTGGACCCGCAGGATCTGCTGAATCCCACCGGCCTGGGCTGGACCGCCGTCATCGCGGCCGTCGTCACCATCGTGACTTCCCTTGGCTGGATAGCCGGCGTCCGCCAAGGCCTGCGGGGTGTGATGCGGCTGGGGCCGCTGAAGATGAACCCGCTGATCCAGAAACTGCGCGACGCCGGCACGCTGCTGCTGCTTGGCGTGGCCCTGGTGCTCAGCGCCGGGGCGTCGCTGGTTTTCGGCACTGCCGCGGGGTGGGTCACGGAGCAGCTCCAGCTGGATCCGGTCCTGGCATGGCCGCTGACCACCAGCATCAAGGTGGGTGTGCCGCTGGCGCTGGGCTGGGCCACGGCGCTCATCATGTTCCGGCTGGCCGCAGGACTGAATCTTTCACGGCGGGCCCTGCTTGAAGGAACCATCCTGTCCGCAGCGGGAACCACCGTGCTTCAGGTTTTCAGCACTGAGCTGCTCGCCAACGCCGGCCGGAACCCCATCCTCGCGCCCTTTGCCATCATCATCGGGCTGCTCATCTGGTTCAACCTGGTCAGCCAGGTCTACCTGGTCTCAGCGGCGTGGTCCGCCGTGCGGGAAGAGGACCTCAAAAACGCCCCTCCAGCAAAGGCCACCGGTTGGGGCTCCCGCCAGGTCCAGCCGGGCAAGACGCCTGTGGAACGGGAACGCCAGGCAGCTACTGTCCGGCGTCGAGGTACTGATCGGCCCACGCGGAAATAATCAGCGCGGCACGGGCGGCCTGGCCTTTCCCGGTCAGCAGGTGGTCGCTGCCTTCCAGCGACACGAAGCTGCGCGGGTGGCGCGCGGTCTGGAAAATCGTGCTGGCATTCTCGATCCCCACGGTGTTGTCGGTGGGGGAGTGCAGCACCATCAGCGGCTTGTGGAGGCGCTTGATGCAGTCGGTCAGGTCGGCATTCTCCAGGTCCTCGACGAAGTGCCGGCGGATCTCCACGCGCTTGCCGCCCAGGTCCACCTCCGCGCTTCCTTCACTGAGGATCCGGTCCAGAGCCGCGTCAAAGACGTGGGCCACATGCTTGGGCGAAAACGGGGCACCCACGGTGGCAACGGCGTCGAGTTCGGGGATCTCCCGGGCCGCGGCCAGCACGGCGGCACCGCCGAACGAGTGCCCCACCAGCAGCGAGACGGACCGGCCCTCGGCGCGCATGAATTCGGCCGCCCGGACAGTGTCGGCAACCTTGTGGCTGAACGAGCCTTCCGACCACAGGCCGGCGGACTCACCCAGGCCCAGGTTGTCGAAGCGGAGCATGCCCACCCCGTTGTCCGCCAGCGCCTTGCACATCCGTGAGGCGGAAGGGTGGTCCTTGCCAAGGGTGAACCCGTGCGAGAACACGCCCCAGCCCTTCACCGGCCCCTCGGGGTGGTCCAGGATGCCGGAGAGCAGTTCTCCGGTGGAACCTTCGAATGAGACTTTTTCGGAGCGGGACACGATGTCCCCTTTCGTTTGGTGCCGGGTTATTGCGGTCAAACAACGACGGCGCCACACACCTTAAAGGTGAGCGACGCCGTCGGCTGTTACGTCCGTTTGTGAAACGGGGTGCTAGATCTTGCGGGAGAGGATTGCCTGCTTGACCTCG
This genomic window from Arthrobacter sp. 24S4-2 contains:
- a CDS encoding sensor histidine kinase — translated: MTERRRQRESREQAARDEYRLALARDIHDVVAHSLSLINVRASVALHLGDRDPDQFRPALEAIKAASKESLDEVRQLLGVLRDDAPLRPAAGPGLGKLPELAENARRTGLDVTLDVRLGPGAGGPLSEPAGAALEEAAYRIVQEALTNVVRHAGAARAAVVLEVPDDGPDAGRLTVTVDDDGRGASGAPEGNGLTGMRERVAALGGTVRFLPLDPGWRVQAVFPPASNHTGDAPPEEQP
- a CDS encoding response regulator transcription factor; amino-acid sequence: MIRILIADDQTLIRAGFRALLDAEPDMAVVAECGTGSDAVRLAAREKPDVVLMDIRMPQGDGLEATRLILADPDLAGTRVIILTTFELDEYIAEAVRAGAAGFLVKDTEPEELLRAVRVVHDGDALLSPSVTRRIMAQLAVQSRAPSPPTALDQITEREREVLRLVGEGLNNAEIAGRLFITPLTAKTHVSRIMAKLQVRDRAQLVVLAYESGLVRPGWSS
- a CDS encoding SHOCT domain-containing protein, which gives rise to MLTAMSAAAGTVATQIAAAQAGAGQHAAGVAARAPWYDGGFSPWFLLFPLFWILVIGLFIIVARRTWRNNHRWAARQGGEGVLRERYARGEIDETEYRQRLQVLRGEEK
- a CDS encoding ABC transporter ATP-binding protein yields the protein MQYVITAENLTKTYGDVTAVDGISFSVPAGEAFGLLGPNGAGKSTTMKMIGGVSQRTSGSLSIMGLDPESHGPEVRAHLGVVPQQDNLDEELKVRDNLLVYGRYFGLPMSYLRPKADELLEFAQLTDKAKSKVDALSGGMKRRLTIARSLINEPRILLLDEPTTGLDPQARHILWDRLFRLKEQGVTLILTTHYMDEAEQLCDRLIVVDKGRIMAEGSPASLIREYSTREVLELRFGSERNATIGAELEGIGERLETLPDRVLIYAHDGEAALEQVSARGLRPLTSLVRRSSLEDVFLRLTGRSLVD
- a CDS encoding ABC transporter permease, whose protein sequence is MANAGGRGSAAALHAHSPEVSAARARRWGSFYYAEQVLRVMKGYGWTIVMYGVGQPVAYLFAMGVGLATLVDTNSEAVFGGVSYLAFIAPALLISAAVMTAANEFTFPVMDGFKWRRVYYGPHASPLTPEQIATGHIMAVTLRFLLQSALYFVVVALFGASPSGWGWVSVLVATLAGLSFGLPLMAYAATITDDKGQFAMVMRFIVMPLFLFSGTFFPLDTLPLVVRWIGWISPIWHGTELGRVFSYGYEESPLLTIAHIVFLVGLAVAGWMLTKRQFVRRLGR
- a CDS encoding ABC transporter permease, giving the protein MSTLTEGHSVTEAARNRHFGPMYSRNVKAVIARGLMATKSSNWMVMLSGFFEPVLYLISMGVGLGAIVGAVQGPGGHEISYAAYIAPALLAVSAMNGAVYDSTWNVFFKMNFAKLYQGMLYTSLGPLDVAMGEIFLALLRGMLYATGFTAVMGVMGLITTPWAILMIPAAVLIAFGFASFGMGITSFMKTFQQMDWINFVMLPMFLFSATFYPLSVYPQYIQWLIQAMPLWHGVELLRQISVGIFSPATAIHVGYYLVMIVLGVMLTTGRLRKLFLK
- a CDS encoding exodeoxyribonuclease III, which produces MSSALKKDHLRIASVNVNGLRAAYKNGMAEWLEPREVDILCLQEVRAPDAIVRELLGDGWFILHEEAEAKGRAGVAIAARMEPLATRPHIGDDYFAAAGRWVEADFRVTDAAGSAATLTVVSAYVHSGEAGTPKQDDKFRFLDVMATRLPELAKHSDHALVVGDLNVGHTELDIRNWKGNVKRAGFLPEERAYFDRFFGEEIGWRDVHRGLAGNVDGPYTWWSQRGKAFDTDTGWRIDYHMATPDLAAAAISAVVDRAPSWDTRFSDHAPLVVDYQL
- the trpS gene encoding tryptophan--tRNA ligase, whose product is MTSSTSPVTKKRILSGAKPTADSLHLGNYIGAVRNWVDMQAEYDTVFFIPDLHAITVDFEPAELAKRTRVVAAQYIAAGIDPDKSIFFVQSHVPEHAQLAWALNCITGFGEASRMTQFKDKTQKSGADAATLGLFAYPTLMAADILLYHTDLVPVGEDQRQHLELTRNLAQRFNTRFGHTFTVPEATILKATAKIYDLQSPTAKMSKTGGSPHGSIQLLEDPKLAAKRIKSAVTDTGTEIRFDAEAKPGVSNLLTIYSTLTGKSVGELEAEYQGKMYGHLKKDLADVMVDFITPLRDRTNELMADPAELDRLLARGAERAREIASVTLGQVYERMGFLPSLSLAGVR
- a CDS encoding 2'-5' RNA ligase family protein; translated protein: MSVGVILGFPLDIAAELQRWRASFGDPMAGVIPAHITLVTTTPTKDWEATRSHVREVARRQAPFTVTISGTGSFRPVSPVVFLNVEHGFGDCVNLHEQLQTGPLERDLPFAYHPHVTIAHDVAPESLDEAETVLKDYRVTFPVVSMGLYEHDINGIWQLREELDFGIETDHTRRPSGAGGSDG
- a CDS encoding YihY/virulence factor BrkB family protein; this encodes MAMFQWLLARLNAFRPMRAFQHYNLQRGPLMAAGIGFHMFFSITGLLATGFSVAGLLLRGQPALLDWIVSSVATAAPGLVKVDGGDGLVDPQDLLNPTGLGWTAVIAAVVTIVTSLGWIAGVRQGLRGVMRLGPLKMNPLIQKLRDAGTLLLLGVALVLSAGASLVFGTAAGWVTEQLQLDPVLAWPLTTSIKVGVPLALGWATALIMFRLAAGLNLSRRALLEGTILSAAGTTVLQVFSTELLANAGRNPILAPFAIIIGLLIWFNLVSQVYLVSAAWSAVREEDLKNAPPAKATGWGSRQVQPGKTPVERERQAATVRRRGTDRPTRK
- a CDS encoding S9 family peptidase, yielding MSRSEKVSFEGSTGELLSGILDHPEGPVKGWGVFSHGFTLGKDHPSASRMCKALADNGVGMLRFDNLGLGESAGLWSEGSFSHKVADTVRAAEFMRAEGRSVSLLVGHSFGGAAVLAAAREIPELDAVATVGAPFSPKHVAHVFDAALDRILSEGSAEVDLGGKRVEIRRHFVEDLENADLTDCIKRLHKPLMVLHSPTDNTVGIENASTIFQTARHPRSFVSLEGSDHLLTGKGQAARAALIISAWADQYLDAGQ